Sequence from the Hamadaea flava genome:
CGGATGAGCGTCAGGAACGCCTGGTCGAGGTCCTCGGTGCCGGCGGATGCCTTGACCGCCGCCGGGGTGTCGTCGGCGATCAGCTCGCCCCGCCGGATCAGCAGCAGGCGGTCGCACCGGTTGGCCTCGTCCATGACGTGACTGGAGACCAGCACGGTGGCCCCGTCGACGGCCAGTTGCCGGAACCGGGCCCACAGTTCGTCCCGCAGCACCGGGTCCTGCCCGACCGTGGGTTCGTCGAGCACCAGGATCTCCGGCTTGCCGACCAGCGCGCACGCCAGGGAGGCGCGGCTGCGCTGGCCGCCGGAGAGGTCGCCGACGAGCTGGGTCGCTGCGCCGCCCAGGCCGACGTCGACCACGACCTGATCGGCGTGCGCGCTGTCGAGCCCGTGCAGGGCGGCGAAGTACCGCGCGTTCTCCCGGACGGTCAGGTCGGCGTACACGCTGGGCGCTTGGGTGAGGTAGCCGATCTTGTGCCGGAGCGTGGCCGACCCGGCGGGCTGGCCGAGCACGGTCACCGTGCCGCTCCGCACGAGCTGTACGCCGACGACGGCCCGCATCAGCGTGGTCTTCCCCGAGCCGCTCGGGCCGAGCAGCCCGGTGATGCTGCCGGTCGGGACCGAGCAGCTGAAGCCGTCGAGCACCCGAAGTTTGCCGCGGTCCACCACCAGGTCTTTGACCTCGATCATCGTTCCTCCCAGATTTCATTGTCCGTTGAATTCAACGCTAGATGAGTTCTGCGGAGTGGTCAACCCAACCCACCCCTGTCGCGGATCGCCGACACGGCGCGGGAGAATCGTGGGATGCCCGACTCGACCCTCGACCCAGCCATCGCCCAGCAGCTCAAACGCGACGAGCACGGGCTGGTCGCCGCGATCGCCCGGCGGCACGACACCGGTGAGGTCCTGATGCTGGCCTGGATGGACGACGAGGCGTTGGCGCGTACGCTCCGGACCGGCCGAGCCACCTATTGGTCGCGCAGCCGGCAGGCGTACTGGGTCAAGGGGGAGACCTCCGGGCACGTGCAGCACGTCAAGGCCGTCCGGCTCGACTGCGACGGCGACGCGCTGCTGCTCGACGTCGAGCAGGTCGGGGCGGCCTGCCACACCGGTGCGCCGACGTGTTTCTTCACCGAACTGCCGTTGGGGGCCTGATGCTGTCTGGTGCCGTTACCCCGGATCTCGACGACTTCGAGAAGCGGGCACAGGGAAGACGGGTGCTCCCCGTCGCCCGGCGGCTGCTCGCCGACGGCGAGACCCCCGTCGGCGTCTACCAGAAGCTCGGCGGCGGCCCCGGCACCTTCCTGCTCGAATCGGCCGAGCCCGCCGCCGGTGCGGCCTGGTCGCGCTACAGCTTCATCGGCGTACGCTCGCTGGCCACGCTCACCGAACGGGACGGCGAAGCCGTCTGGCTCGGTACGCCCCCGGCCGACCTGCCCAGCGAAGGCGATCCGCTCGACGTCCTGCGGGCCACCCTGGCCGCGTTGAGCCACGATCACCTCGACGACGATCTCCCGCCGCTGACCGGTGGGCTCGTCGGCTACCTCGGCTACGACTTCGTCCGGCGGCTCGAACGGCTGCCCAGTCTCGCCGAGGACGACCTGCACCTGCCCGAGCTGGGCCTGATGCTCGCGACCGACCTGGTGGTGCTCGACCATTACGCCGGAGCCGCGATTCTCATCGCGAACGCGGTTCTCCCCGCGGACGGCACCGAAGCGGACGTGCGGGCGGCGTACCACATGGCGGTGGGCCGGCTGGACGCGATGACGACGGCTTTGTCGCGGCCGACACCACCCCTGGTCTCGACCGTGCGCGGCGTGGGCGCGCCCGCGTTGCGCAGCCGTACGCCCGACGGTGAGTTCCCGAAGGCGGTCGAGGCCGCCAAGGAGGCGATCCGCGCGGGCGACTGCTTCCAGATCGTGGTGGCGCAACGGTTCGAGGCCGAGTGCGAGGCCGACGCGCTGGACGTCTACCGGGTGTTGCGGACGACGAACCCGAGCCCCTACATGTACCTGCTGCGGTACGACGGCTTCGACATCGTCGGGTCGTCCCCGGAGGCGCACCTGAAGGTCACCGCGACCGGCAAGGCGATGCTGCACCCCATTGCGGGCACGCGGCCCCGGGGCGTGTCCGCCGAGGACGACGCGCGGTTGGCGAACGAGCTGATCGCCGACCCCAAGGAACGGTCCGAGCACGTCATGCTCGTCGACCTAGGGCGCAACGACCTGGGCCGGGTCTGCCGGCCGGGCACGGTCGAGGTGCCGGAGTTCGCCACGATCGAGTTCTACAGTCACGTCATGCATATCGTCTCGACGGTCACCGGCGAGCTGCGCCCCGAACAGTCGGCTTTCGACGCGCTGTGCGCGACCTTCCCGGCCGGCACGCTGTCCGGTGCGCCGAAGGTCCGCGCGATGGAGATCATCGAAGACCTCGAACCAACGCGGCGCGGCCTCTATGGCGGCACGGTCGGCTACTTCGGCTTCGGCGGCGACCTCGACATGGCCATCGCCATCCGCACCGCGCTCATCCGGGAACAGCGGGCGTACGTCCAGGCCGGGGCGGGCATCGTCGCCGACTCGGACCCGGCCGCCGAGGAACAGGAGACCCGCAACAAGGCTATGGCGGTCCTGTCGGCCATCGCCGCCGCGCAGACCCTGCGGGCCGCGCGATGAAGAACCGCGTACTTCTCGTTCTGGTCATCGCCGCGGGCGTCGTCTGGCTCGCCGGGGACAAGATCGCTTCATGGGTACGCCCAGTGGCGCTGGCGGTGTTCGCCGGTTCGTTGGCCCTGCTCCTGTGGCCGCGCATCCGGCCATCGGGCCGGTCGTCCTCGTCGCCTTCATCCGCTACGTCGCCTTCGTCCGACCCGTCGAAGCCGGAATCGACGAAGGACCTGTGGGACGCCGTCGACCGAGGCGAAGACCCCACCGCCCGCTAACGCCGTCTCTTTCGCGGGGTTCCGGCTCGTGCCCTGTCCGGGTCGGGCTCGCGCCCTGTCCGGGTCGGGCTCGCGCCCTGTCTGGGTCGGGCTCGTGCCCTGTCTGGGTCGGGCTCGCGCCCTGTCCGGGTCGGGCTCGCGCCCTGTCTGGGTCGGGCTCGTGCCCTGTCTGGACGATCATGAACTTATGGTCATGATCAGCTGCGGATCAGCCGCCATTCATGATCAAGTGCCCGTGGTCAGCGATCGAAGGGCAGTTTTGAAGATCAAGTTCCGGTGGTATGCGGAAATGAGCACTGTCGCGCATACCTGGGGACATGATCTCCGTTTCCAGCCGTACAACGCAGCTGTAGGGCACTGGACCAAGCTCGGCCCAACGTCCGGCCCTGACGGCCTGTTGATCATGGAGTCGGGGGATCGATCAGGGTGCTGCGGACGCGACACGCCGGTCGATCACGACCGATAGTTCATGATCGCGCGGAAAGCCGGCGGGCGAGCGGGCGAGCGCGGCGAGCGGGGGAGCGCGGCGAGCGGGCGAGCGCGGCGGCGCGCGGGAGTAGCGGCGCGCGGGAGTAGCGCGGGGGCTAGGGGCGGCGGAGGCGGGCGCGCAGGTCGGCCCGTTCGGCCGCGCGGGCCCGGTCGGCGCACACGGCGTCCCAGGCGTTGCTCTGTGCGGTGGCGACTGCCTTCTCGTCGGTCAGCGCGCGCTGAAGCTGGCCCAGCAGCCGGGCGCTGAACGTGATGACGGCGCGCGGAACCGCGGTGATGTCCCGTTCGGGTGCGATTGTGGACATGACGACCGCCTCCTGACGAATGCCCGTCGACCATTCTGGTCACCCGAGGCCATGAACGCATCTCAACGTGCCGGGCGTCTCAAGTGTTCTGGGACATACCTTCTACGCTGCGGATTTCCGATTCGTGTCACCGCCGTGACAAGTGGCTCGCTCGATCGGCCGAGCGCCGCTGTCGCAGTCAAGTAGTTAAGTTTCTTTCCATGAGAAGGTTGCTCGCATTCGTCCTCGCGGTAGCCGTGGGGATGCTGGCCGCGCCGGTCCCGGCTCAGGCGGCCGGCACCCCGCCGCAGATCTACGGGGCTTGGCACTGCAGCGACGACGCCTGCATCTGGGGCACTGTCCGCACGGTCGCCGAGTTCGATTCGAAGAACCATTGGCTGATCGACCGGGGAGACGGGCGGCCCAGCGTCAACCTGGTGGTCCTGAGCTTCGTCGAGCCGCTCAAGCTCCTGCATCAGACGACCGACACGGCCACGCTGAACGGCGTACCTCGGGGGATGACGCCGGAGATCGTCAACTACTTCACCTCGCGCGGCGTACGCGTGATGCTGTCCATCGGCGGGATCACCTACACCGACGAATGGGACGCGGCGCTGGCCGAGAACGGCACGCTGCTCGGGCAGCGGGCGGCGGCGGTGGCGACCCAGCTCGGCGTCGGCATCGAGATCGACTACGAGCAGAACTCCAACCCGAACCTCAGCCAGCTGCAGAACTTCATCACGGCGTACCGGGCGGTGCATCCGTACAACGCGGCCGGGACCGATCCGACCGCCCGGCTGACCATCGACACGGCCGCTGGGGACCGCTGGCTGATCGACATCAACCGCAAGGCGACCGCGGACTGGCTGCGGACCGACACTCCAGTGCTGGACTACGCCAACGCCATGGTGCCGGCCCGTCAGCCGTCGACCTCCAGCGCGATCGCCAACTGGCAGGAGCACCTCGACGGCAAGCCGACCTATTCGCCGCCGGTGCTCCCGCTGGCTCCGGCGAAGTTCACCGGTGGTCTCTACGTCGCCGAGGGGAGCAAGGTCCGGCCGGAGTGCACCAACTTCGCCGGCTCGCTGCAGAACAGCACCGGCTCGTGGCTGACCGCGGCCGCCCCGAACGGGGCCGGAACGACCGCCGGTCTCCTCGGGTACATGTTCTGGGCCGCCGAGAAGCCATCGACGCGGGGCGTCACGACTCAGCCGCCGAACACGTGCGAGGGCGGGATGGGCGCGGGGGCGACCTTCTATGCGATCCCGATCCCTATGCCAGCCCTGCGACAGAGTTGAGCTGGGAGTTCTCGCCGGGCCGTCACGGGGGCGGCCCGGCATTATGCACCATTCCATTCGGTGGTGCGCGCCATACCCCCGAGTCCGAGGCCGACATCTCGCCGCCTAGCATCCACCCATGGCACCTGGAGATGGGAAAACGCAGGTGACGGGGAGCGTTCTCGACGAGATCATCGCCGGCGTCCGGGAGGACGTCGAGGCACGTCAGCATGAGGTTCCGCTGGAGGAGATCCGGCGGCGGGCGGAAGCGGCACGGGCGCCGCTCGACGCGTACGCCGCACTCCGCCGACCCGGCGTGGGCGTCATCGCGGAGGTGAAGCGGTCGTCGCCGTCCAAGGGGGCGCTCGCTGAGATCCCCGACCCGGCCGAGCTGGCCGGTGAGTACGCCGCCGGCGGCGCACGCTGTGTCAGCGTGCTCACCGAGGGCCGCTGGTTCGGCGGTTCGCTGGACGACTTGGCGGCCGTCCGGGCCACGATCGACATCCCGGTGCTGCGCAAGGACTTCATCGTCTCCACGTACCAGGTGCACGAGGCGCGGGCGTTCGGCGCCGACCTCGTCCTGCTGATCGTGGCCGCGCTGGACCAGAAGGTGCTGGTCGGGCTGCTGGAGCGGATCGAGTCTCTCGGGATGACCGCCCTCGTGGAGGTGCACACCGAGGAGGAGGCCGACCGCGCGCTCGAAGCCGGGGCCCGCGTCATCGGTGTCAACGCCCGGGACCTGCGTACGCTGGAGGTCGACCGTTCGGTGTTCGAGCGGATCGCGCCCGGCCTGCCGAATCACGTCGTCAAGATCGCCGAGTCGGGCGTACGCGGCCCGCTGGACCTGATCCGATACGCGAGCGCCGGCGCCGATGCCGTCCTCGTCGGGGAGGGCCTCGTCACGCAGAAGAGCCCGCGGGAAGCGGTGGCCGAACTGGTCAACGCCGGTAACCACCCGGCGACGCCGCGCCCCGCCCGCTAACCGGCAGACCTGCGTTGGTCATGGAGTTTCCGGTGTCGACACGCCGTCCACACCACAGTCAACTCCATGATCAACGGGATGGGGGTAAGTAGAGATGCAGCCCGATGAGCGGGGGCACTTCGGCCCGTATGGCGGCCGTTTCGTGCCGGAGGCGCTGGTCGCCGCCCTGGACGAACTGGACGCGCACTATCGCAAGGCGATGGCCGACCCTGAGTTCACCGGGGAGTTCGACCGGATGCTCCGCGAGTACGCCGGCACGCCGTCGCTGTTGTTCGACGCCACCCGGCTGTCGAAGCAGGCGGGCGCCCGCATCCTGCTCAAGCGGGAGGACCTCAACCACACCGGCGCGCACAAGGTACGCAACGTGCTCGGGCAGGCGCTGCTCACCAAGCGGATGGGCAAGCCACGGGTGATCGCGGAGACGGGCGCGGGCCAGCACGGCGTCGCGAGCGCCACCGCGGCGGCGTACCTCGATCTCGAATGCGTCGTCTACATGGGCGAGGTCGACACCGAGCGGCAGGCGCTGAACGTCGCGCGGATGAAGATGCTCGGCGCGACCGTCATCCCGGTGACGCACGGGTCGCGGACGCTCAAGGACGCCATCAACGAGGCGCTGCGCGACTGGGTGACCAATGTGGACTCCACCCACTACCTGCTCGGCACGGCCGCCGGGCCGCATCCGTTCCCCGCGATGGTGCGTGACTTCGTCAGCGGCATCGGCGTCGAGGCCCGGGAGCAGTGCCTCGCACTGACCGGTGCGCTGCCGGACGCGGTCGCGGCCTGCATCGGCGGCGGCTCGAACGCCATCGGCGCGTTCCACGCGTTCATCCCGGACGAGTCGGTCCGCCTCTACGGCTTCGAGGCCGGCGGCGACGGGTTCGAGACGGGGCGGCACGCGGCGAGCATCACCGCCGGCGAGACCGGCGTCCTGCACGGCGCCCGCACCTACCTGCTGCAGGACGAGGACGGGCAGACCATCGAGTCGCACTCGATCTCGGCCGGGCTGGACTACCCGGCGGTCGGGCCGGAGCACGCCTGGCTGAACGACACCGGCCGGGCGATCTACGAGCCGGTGACCGACGCCGAGGCGATGGACGCGTTCGCGCTGCTCTGCCGGACCGAGGGGATCATCCCGGCGATCGAGAGCGCGCACGCGCTCGCCGGTGCGCTGCGGATCGCCCCCACCTTGTCGGCCGAGCTGGGCCGGCCCGCCACGATCGTCGTCAACCTCTCCGGACGCGGCGACAAGGACATGCACACCGCCGGGGCGTACTTCGGCCTGTTCACCGGGGAGACGGTGTGAGCCTCTTCGACAAGGCCCTGGCTGAGGGTCGCCCGGCGCTCGTCGGCTACCTGCCGGCGGGCTTCCCGACGGTCCAGGGCGGCATCGACGCCGTCCACGCCCTGATCGACTCCGGCGTGGACCTCGTCGAGGTCGGCCTGCCCTACTCCGATCCGGTCATGGACGGACCGGTGATCCAGCGGGCCACCGAGCGAGCGCTCGCGAGCGGTGTGCGTACCAAAGATGTGCTGGCCACGGTCGAGGCCGTGACCGGCAAGGGCGTGCCGGTGGTCGTGATGACCTACTGGAACCCCGTGGATCGATACGGCGTCGACGCCTTCGCGCGCGACCTGGCCGCGGCGGGCGGCGCGGGCCTGATCACCCCGGACCTGATCCCGGACGAGGCCGAGGACTGGCTGGCCGCCTCCGACGAGCACAAGCTCGACCGGATCTTCCTGGTCTCGCCCTCGTCGACCGACGCGCGCATCGCGATGACCGTCGCCCACTGCCGTGGGTTCGTCTACGCCACCGCGGTCATGGGCGTCACGGGGGCGCGCGACGCCGTCTCGGACGCGGCTCCCGAGCTGGTCGCGCGGGTCAAGGCGGCCAACTCTCCGGTGCCGGTCGGGGTGGGCCTGGGGGTACGCGACGGGGCGCAGGCCGCGCAGGTCGGCCGGTACGCCGACGGCGTGATCGTGGGCAGCGCCCTGGTGAAGGCGGTGGCCGACGACCCGACCCTGGCTTCGCTGCGCGCCCTGACCGTGGAGCTGGCGGCAGGCGTCCGGTCCGCACGCGCGTCGTGAGCCGCCGTGGGCTCGGCGAGCCGTTGCCGGTTCACGACCTGGCCGACCGGTACGCCAAATGGCACGCCGAGAAGGTCTACGAGTGGGAGGCCGGGCGGCCGACGTATCGGCTGACCGGCCCGGACGACTCCGTCCGGTACGTCAAGCTCACCCCTTCGACGGGGCGGCTGCACGACGAGGCCCTGCGTACGCGCTGGGCCCTGCCGTGGGTCCGGGTCCCCGAAGTGGTGGAGTTCGGCAGCGACGGCGACCACGACTGGCTCATGACCACCGAACTGTCCGGAGTGGACGCTTCGACGCATCCGCTGCGGGCGGCCGACCCGGTCGCGTTGGTGACGGCGTTCGCCCAGGGCCTACGGTTCTTCCACGACACCGTGCCGGTGGACGAGTGCCCGTTCTGGTTCCCCGACCTGCCGCCCGACGCCGACCTCGTCGTCTGCCACGGGGACTACGTCCTGCCGAACGCGTTCCTCACCGGCGACGTCGTCACCGGGTACATCGACCTCGGCGACCTCTGCGTCGCCGACCGGTGGCTGGACCTGGCCGTCGCGCTGAACAGCCTGGAACAGCCGTACAACATGGGGCCCGGGTACGCCGACGCCTTCCTCTCGGCGTACGGGGTCTCGCCGGACCCTGAGCGGGCCGCTCGGTACCTCGCTCTCTACGACGCTCGCTGACCGCTCGCCTACCCCGCGTTCTCTGCCTTCTCTGCGCGATCATGAACTATCGGTCGTGATCAACCGGTGTGTCGTGTCCCCAGCACCCTGATCGACTCCGTCCGGCCCTGATCAACTCGGCGCGGCCGGATGGGCGTGACCGGATCAAGTCAGCGCGGCCGGATGGGCGCGACCGGATCAAGTCAGCGCGGCCGGATCTGCTCAGCGCGCCGGGTCGGGCTCGGACGCCGAGCGTCCGGCTGGATGGCAGGCTGGGGGCGTGGCCCGTCTGCTCGTCGTGCATCATACGACCTCACCCGTCCTGCAGGAGATGCTCGAAGCCGTGCTCGGCGGGGCGCGTACGGATGAGATCGAGGGCGTCGAGGTGGTGACCCGGCCGGCGTTGGCCGCGACCGTCCCCGATCTGCTGGCCGCTGACGCGGTGCTGCTCGGCACCCCGGCGAACATCGGGTACATGTCGGGTGCGCTCAAGCATTTCTTCGACACGGTCTACTACCCGTGCCTCACCGACAAGGTCGGGCTGGCGTACGGGCTCTATGTGCACGGCAACAACGACACCTCCGGAGCGGTGCGGGCGGTGGAGACCATCGCAGGCGGCATGTCCTGGGCGCGTACGCGGGAACCGGTGGCCGTCGTGGGTGCGCTCGGACCGGCCGATCGGGAGGCGCTGTGGGACCTCGGCGCGGTCACGGCGTACTCCGCGAGTTTGACCTCAACCTGACTTGACGTGGTCTGATCGGCCCATGGGGTTCGAAGGGATGCGGGTCGTGCTCACCGGCGGTGGACGTGGACTGGGACGACGGCTGGCGGGGGAGTTCGCTCAGCGGGGCGCGCACGTGTTCGTGTCGGCGCGGGACGAGGCGGCGGCGAAGGAGACCGTCCGCGGGATCGAATGGGCGGCCGTGGGCTCGGCGTCGGCGTACGCCTGCGATCTGGCGCAGCCGGCCTCGGTCGCCGAGTTCGCCCAGACGGTGTCGGCTCGGACCGATCGGGTCGACGTGCTGATCAACAACGGGGCGGCGTATCTGGAGGGCCCGGCGGACGACGAGCGGATCGCCGAGACGGTGCAGGGTGCGGCGACCGGAACGATCCTGCTCACGGAGAAGTTGCTGCCGCTCCTTCGGCGGTCCGACCGGCCGGACGTCGTGAACGTCGTGTCCGCCGCCGGGGAACCTGGCCACCATCGGTCGCCCGCCCATCCCGCGTTCTACGCCGCCAAGCACGCCCAGGCCGGGTACGCCGAGATCCTCTCCCATCGCCTGCGGCCCGAGGGGATTCGGGTTGTTTCCCTTTTCCCACCCGATTTCGTGCAGGACGGCCCGCGTACGGCGGGTTCTCCGCTGACCGCGGCGTCCGTCGCCGATTGCGTGCTTTTCGCGGTGGGCCCGCCCAGGGACTGCTTCCTGCGTGAGTTCCGCTTCGAGCAACTCTGAGCCGCTATGTATTTCGGCGCACGGACGGTAGCGTGTGCCCGTGAACCTCGCCGCTGAGCTGACCCAGAGCCTGTCGAGTCAGGTGCTGGCGTCGATCCCGAGCCCTTCCGTCGCCGTGTGGAAGGTCGGGCCGATCCCGATCCGGGCCTACGCGCTGTGCATCATCGTGGGCATCATCGCCGCCGCGGTCATCTCCGACTACCGCATGCGGCGTCGCGGCGCTCCGCGCTGGGCGATCCTCGACATCGCGGTCTACGCCGTCCCGTTCGGCATCATCGGCGGCCGGATCTACCACGTGATCACCTCGCCGGAGGCGTACTTCGGCGACGGCGGTGAGCCGATCAAGGCGCTCTACATCTGGGAGGGCGGCCTCGGCATCTGGGGCGCGATCGCGCTGGGCGCGCTCGGGGCCTGGCTGGCCTGCAAGCAGATGGGCCTGCCGCTGGCCCTGGTCGCCGACAGCATGGCGGTGGGTCTGCCGGTCGGACAGGCGATCGGCCGCCTCGGCAACTGGTTCAACAACGAGCTTTACGGCGGCCCCACCGACACTCCGTGGGGTCTGGAAGTCCACAAGATGGACCCGAACAACCAGGGGCACGCCCTCGTCGGGCCGGACGGCAAGCCGGTCCTGCTGGAGGGCCTCTACCAGCCGACGTTCCTCTACGAGCTGATCTGGAACCTGCTGGTCGCGGTCTTCGTCTACCTCGCCGACCGCCGGTTCAAGTTCGGCCGCGGCCGGGCGTTCGCGCTCTACGTGATGGCGTACACGGCCGGCCGGGGCGTCATCGAGACGATCCGCACCGACGAGGCGAACCACTTCTACGGCATCCGCCTCAACGTCTGGACCTCGATCATCGTCTTCCTCGGCGCGCTGATCTTCTTCCTGCTGCGCAAGGGCCCGCAGGAGTTCGTGATCCCGGCGGCCGACGGCGGCAAGGGCTTCCAGGTCGTGACCGAGGCCGAGTACGACGCCTTCACCGCCTCCGGCGCCCGCCCGGACGCGCCCGCCCAGCCGGACGCCGAATCCGACGACGCGGACGGACCTGACGACGCGGACAGACCCGACGACGCCGACGAAGCCGCGGAGGCAGACTCGGCAACGGCCCAGGAGAAGCAGGAACAAAAGCAGAAGGGCTGAGGTCCGCATGGGGCAGGCGGTGGTGGTCGGAGCCGGCGTTGGCGGGCTCGCCGCCGCCGGAGCGCTGGCTCGCAACGGGTGGCGCGTCACCCTGCTGGAACGCAACGATCGGCTGCGCGCTGATCCGGCCGCGGTGTTGTTGTGGCCCAACGGCGTACGGGCGCTGCGGGCGCTCGGCCTCGCCGACGGGCTCGACTCCATCGCGACCCCGGTCCCGCCCAGCGGCATCCGGCGCGCCGACGGCAGCTGGCTCGTCCAGCCGGGGGCGGCGGCCGCGCTTTCACCCCGGTCTGCGCCGGTCGTGGTGCACAGCGAAGACCTGCACGACGCGCTGATCGCGCGGCTCACCGCCACGGTCGACGTGCGTACCGGGATCTCGGTGCGGCAGGCCCGCGTCACGCCCAGGGACCGGCCCAGCGTCACCGACGGTCGCGCCACGTGGGAGGCCGATCTGCTCGTCGGCGCCGACGGGGTCCAGTCCGTCGTCCGGCGCGCGGTCTCGCCGGAGTCCAGCGTGATCAGCAGCGGGTACGCCGCCTGGCGGGCCGTCATCCCCTGGTATCGAGCGCCCCACCTGGCCACGGATGTGGCCCTGGGTGCGGAGATCCTCGGCGGCGACTACCGGTTCTTCG
This genomic interval carries:
- a CDS encoding ABC transporter ATP-binding protein; its protein translation is MIEVKDLVVDRGKLRVLDGFSCSVPTGSITGLLGPSGSGKTTLMRAVVGVQLVRSGTVTVLGQPAGSATLRHKIGYLTQAPSVYADLTVRENARYFAALHGLDSAHADQVVVDVGLGGAATQLVGDLSGGQRSRASLACALVGKPEILVLDEPTVGQDPVLRDELWARFRQLAVDGATVLVSSHVMDEANRCDRLLLIRRGELIADDTPAAVKASAGTEDLDQAFLTLIRRHGDALEQGGLPAGEER
- the trpA gene encoding tryptophan synthase subunit alpha, with translation MSLFDKALAEGRPALVGYLPAGFPTVQGGIDAVHALIDSGVDLVEVGLPYSDPVMDGPVIQRATERALASGVRTKDVLATVEAVTGKGVPVVVMTYWNPVDRYGVDAFARDLAAAGGAGLITPDLIPDEAEDWLAASDEHKLDRIFLVSPSSTDARIAMTVAHCRGFVYATAVMGVTGARDAVSDAAPELVARVKAANSPVPVGVGLGVRDGAQAAQVGRYADGVIVGSALVKAVADDPTLASLRALTVELAAGVRSARAS
- a CDS encoding FAD-dependent oxidoreductase, yielding MGQAVVVGAGVGGLAAAGALARNGWRVTLLERNDRLRADPAAVLLWPNGVRALRALGLADGLDSIATPVPPSGIRRADGSWLVQPGAAAALSPRSAPVVVHSEDLHDALIARLTATVDVRTGISVRQARVTPRDRPSVTDGRATWEADLLVGADGVQSVVRRAVSPESSVISSGYAAWRAVIPWYRAPHLATDVALGAEILGGDYRFFAASLGERGSAGASTRGGIYWQATVAGAARPEAPATQLALLRRWFERWPAPVGDLLGATEPDDLVQHDVREINPALTEFGTPSTTGGVALIGDAAHGMAHHLAQGACLAFEDVATLVALANQTQPGDGLRAAVLAYSKARVPRSAAVARQTKRVAAVLAPRGRFGTRARDAAFGVLSTRVLDRARAEAANWFPPN
- the hisI gene encoding phosphoribosyl-AMP cyclohydrolase codes for the protein MPDSTLDPAIAQQLKRDEHGLVAAIARRHDTGEVLMLAWMDDEALARTLRTGRATYWSRSRQAYWVKGETSGHVQHVKAVRLDCDGDALLLDVEQVGAACHTGAPTCFFTELPLGA
- a CDS encoding phosphotransferase — protein: MSRRGLGEPLPVHDLADRYAKWHAEKVYEWEAGRPTYRLTGPDDSVRYVKLTPSTGRLHDEALRTRWALPWVRVPEVVEFGSDGDHDWLMTTELSGVDASTHPLRAADPVALVTAFAQGLRFFHDTVPVDECPFWFPDLPPDADLVVCHGDYVLPNAFLTGDVVTGYIDLGDLCVADRWLDLAVALNSLEQPYNMGPGYADAFLSAYGVSPDPERAARYLALYDAR
- a CDS encoding SDR family oxidoreductase; the encoded protein is MGFEGMRVVLTGGGRGLGRRLAGEFAQRGAHVFVSARDEAAAKETVRGIEWAAVGSASAYACDLAQPASVAEFAQTVSARTDRVDVLINNGAAYLEGPADDERIAETVQGAATGTILLTEKLLPLLRRSDRPDVVNVVSAAGEPGHHRSPAHPAFYAAKHAQAGYAEILSHRLRPEGIRVVSLFPPDFVQDGPRTAGSPLTAASVADCVLFAVGPPRDCFLREFRFEQL
- the lgt gene encoding prolipoprotein diacylglyceryl transferase, which codes for MNLAAELTQSLSSQVLASIPSPSVAVWKVGPIPIRAYALCIIVGIIAAAVISDYRMRRRGAPRWAILDIAVYAVPFGIIGGRIYHVITSPEAYFGDGGEPIKALYIWEGGLGIWGAIALGALGAWLACKQMGLPLALVADSMAVGLPVGQAIGRLGNWFNNELYGGPTDTPWGLEVHKMDPNNQGHALVGPDGKPVLLEGLYQPTFLYELIWNLLVAVFVYLADRRFKFGRGRAFALYVMAYTAGRGVIETIRTDEANHFYGIRLNVWTSIIVFLGALIFFLLRKGPQEFVIPAADGGKGFQVVTEAEYDAFTASGARPDAPAQPDAESDDADGPDDADRPDDADEAAEADSATAQEKQEQKQKG
- a CDS encoding flavodoxin family protein is translated as MARLLVVHHTTSPVLQEMLEAVLGGARTDEIEGVEVVTRPALAATVPDLLAADAVLLGTPANIGYMSGALKHFFDTVYYPCLTDKVGLAYGLYVHGNNDTSGAVRAVETIAGGMSWARTREPVAVVGALGPADREALWDLGAVTAYSASLTST
- a CDS encoding anthranilate synthase component I codes for the protein MLSGAVTPDLDDFEKRAQGRRVLPVARRLLADGETPVGVYQKLGGGPGTFLLESAEPAAGAAWSRYSFIGVRSLATLTERDGEAVWLGTPPADLPSEGDPLDVLRATLAALSHDHLDDDLPPLTGGLVGYLGYDFVRRLERLPSLAEDDLHLPELGLMLATDLVVLDHYAGAAILIANAVLPADGTEADVRAAYHMAVGRLDAMTTALSRPTPPLVSTVRGVGAPALRSRTPDGEFPKAVEAAKEAIRAGDCFQIVVAQRFEAECEADALDVYRVLRTTNPSPYMYLLRYDGFDIVGSSPEAHLKVTATGKAMLHPIAGTRPRGVSAEDDARLANELIADPKERSEHVMLVDLGRNDLGRVCRPGTVEVPEFATIEFYSHVMHIVSTVTGELRPEQSAFDALCATFPAGTLSGAPKVRAMEIIEDLEPTRRGLYGGTVGYFGFGGDLDMAIAIRTALIREQRAYVQAGAGIVADSDPAAEEQETRNKAMAVLSAIAAAQTLRAAR
- the trpC gene encoding indole-3-glycerol phosphate synthase TrpC; this encodes MAPGDGKTQVTGSVLDEIIAGVREDVEARQHEVPLEEIRRRAEAARAPLDAYAALRRPGVGVIAEVKRSSPSKGALAEIPDPAELAGEYAAGGARCVSVLTEGRWFGGSLDDLAAVRATIDIPVLRKDFIVSTYQVHEARAFGADLVLLIVAALDQKVLVGLLERIESLGMTALVEVHTEEEADRALEAGARVIGVNARDLRTLEVDRSVFERIAPGLPNHVVKIAESGVRGPLDLIRYASAGADAVLVGEGLVTQKSPREAVAELVNAGNHPATPRPAR
- the trpB gene encoding tryptophan synthase subunit beta; its protein translation is MQPDERGHFGPYGGRFVPEALVAALDELDAHYRKAMADPEFTGEFDRMLREYAGTPSLLFDATRLSKQAGARILLKREDLNHTGAHKVRNVLGQALLTKRMGKPRVIAETGAGQHGVASATAAAYLDLECVVYMGEVDTERQALNVARMKMLGATVIPVTHGSRTLKDAINEALRDWVTNVDSTHYLLGTAAGPHPFPAMVRDFVSGIGVEAREQCLALTGALPDAVAACIGGGSNAIGAFHAFIPDESVRLYGFEAGGDGFETGRHAASITAGETGVLHGARTYLLQDEDGQTIESHSISAGLDYPAVGPEHAWLNDTGRAIYEPVTDAEAMDAFALLCRTEGIIPAIESAHALAGALRIAPTLSAELGRPATIVVNLSGRGDKDMHTAGAYFGLFTGETV